A genomic segment from Maniola jurtina chromosome 9, ilManJurt1.1, whole genome shotgun sequence encodes:
- the LOC123868093 gene encoding protein ALP1-like, giving the protein MSVSSFECLLKSLEPHIRKNYTNMRNPVEPVEMLGITLRYLGSGNSITDLHFKFKRGKSTIAYIIQRVCRAIWTNLLRDNIPELTTESFQTIARGFDVKANFPQCVGAIDGKHIRVCNPANSGSLFFNYKAFFSIVLLAIVDSNYKFVFVDIGAYGKECDSTILQNSKLYELMINNNLPLPQPQPLSGSNIPTPYVFVGDEAFGLSKHIMRPYGGQNLDLQQKVFNYRLSRARRYVECAFGIMANKWRIFHRPIDVSYDFATDIIKACCVLHNFVADRDGFRQRDKFAISVDEFLPIQPVHEEQTAPNVIRQQYATYFMTRGTLPWQLNKV; this is encoded by the exons atgAGTGTATCCAGCTTCGAATGTTTATTGAAGTCCTTAGAACCACACATACGAAAAAACTATACTAATATGAGGAATCCAGTGGAACCAGTAGAAATGCTGGGAATCACTTTAAG atACCTAGGAAGTGGAAATTCAATAACTGatttacatttcaaattcaAACGGGGAAAATCTACTATTGCATATATAATACAAAGAGTTTGTCGTGCTATATGGACCAATCTTCTTCGAGACAACATCCCTGAACTGACAACTGAAAGTTTCCAAACAATAGCGAGGGGTTTTGATGTAAAGGCAAATTTTCCTCAATGTGTTGGTGCCATCGACGGCAAACATATCCGCGTGTGTAATCCTGCAAATAGTggctcacttttttttaattataaagccTTTTTTTCGATTGTGTTGCTAGCTATTGTGGATTCAAATTACAAATTCGTATTTGTCGACATCGGTGCATACGGAAAAGAATGCGATTCAACCATATTACAAAATTCTAAACTGTACGAGCTAATGATTAACAACAACTTACCACTACCTCAACCCCAGCCACTCTCTGGTAGCAATATACCAACCCCGTATGTATTTGTGGGTGACGAAGCTTTTGGACTGAGCAAACATATTATGCGTCCATATGGCGGTCAAAATCTCGACTTACAACAAAAGGTTTTCAATTACCGTCTAAGCAGAGCCAGAAGATATGTCGAATGCGCTTTTGGGATTATGGCTAACAAATGGCGCATTTTTCACAGACCGATAGACGTGTCCTATGACTTCGCTACTGACATTATAAAAGCATGTTGTGTATTACACAATTTTGTCGCTGATCGAGATGGTTTTAGACAAAGAGATAAATTTGCTATAAGTGTTGATGAATTTCTCCCAATACAACCCGTACATGAAGAACAGACAGCACCGAATGTCATAAGACAGCAATATGCGACCTATTTTATGACTAGAGGAACTCTGCCTTGGCAGCTAAATAAGGTATAA
- the LOC123868097 gene encoding uncharacterized protein LOC123868097, whose protein sequence is MNTIEEIDIDYLITLIQEREIIWDKSNVDFKNKNLKTKAWEDISKVLFPDYENFTAERKNKVGNDLIKKWRSVKDNYFRYSKKLKEASKSGSGATKLKKYHLYNQLLFLRKVEQNATESSLDSPREINNESTSTNDDITTDNTPRYVPVARKRAMQMDEFEREGLKLLKEPENRHMSFFRAILPSIQEFSDRETLRFQSKVIQIIDEMRYGQTSSYVSGPSTSHQPPYGYQTANFQSTYISDFNNSITSPETSQASEETEYDFSNL, encoded by the exons ATGAATACCATTGAAGAAATTGACATAGATTACTTGATTACATTGATACAGGAAAGGGAAATTATATGGGACAAGTCAAAcgtagattttaaaaataaaaatttaaaaacaaaagcctGGGAAGACAtatcaaaagttttatttcctGATTACGAGAATTTCACAGCTGAACGAAAAAATAAAGTTG GtaatgatttaataaaaaaatggagAAGTGTAAAAGATAATTACTTCagatattcaaaaaaattaaaagaagcaTCAAAATCGGGCTCGGGCGCTACGAAACTGAAGAAGTATCATTTATACAATCAACTCCTTTTTTTGAGAAAAGTGGAACAAAATGCCACCGAATCTAGCTTAGACTCGCCTAGAGAAATCAACAATGAATCTACGTCTACAAATGATGACATTACCACAGACAACACTCCGCGCTATGTTCCAGTCGCGCGCAAAAGGGCAATGCAAATGGATGAGTTTGAAAGAGAAGGACTAAAACTTCTCAAGGAGCCGGAAAATCGCCATATGTCCTTTTTCAGAGCTATATTGCCATCTATTCAAGAATTTTCCGACCGAGAAACTCTCCGTTTCCAAAGTAAAGTTATACAAATTATAGATGAAATGCGGTATGGACAAACATCATCATATGTGAGTGGCCCATCAACGTCTCACCAACCACCATATGGGTATCAAACAgcaaattttcaaagtacatacatttctgattttaataattcaattacATCTCCAGAAACATCTcaagcaagtgaagaaactgaATACGATTTTTCTAATTTGTAA